One window from the genome of Musa acuminata AAA Group cultivar baxijiao chromosome BXJ1-4, Cavendish_Baxijiao_AAA, whole genome shotgun sequence encodes:
- the LOC103981411 gene encoding uncharacterized protein LOC103981411 isoform X1, which yields MPRYMQQTDKEYVKIAMLKQEEIFRYQVHELHRLYRIQQQLMGDMKIAEMKRQKGRTRADTELLDAEDETRPRRTLDLELPAGVVLDADEESDLELTLATGSGGARRKKKDASLTSDSASSFSSSSNEYGNMHMKRNRNEWVLHQLADESTRFGRDGKSGFDMEEQMRKDGMKQPHWLFPCSKRDMLVSFGL from the exons ATGCCGAGATACATGCAACAGACCGACAAGGAGTACGTGAAGATTGCGATGTTGAAGCAGGAAGAAATCTTTAGATATCAG GTCCATGAACTCCATCGTCTGTACCGAATTCAGCAGCAGTTGATGGGAGACATGAAGATTGCCGAAATGAAAAGGCAAAAGGGGCGCACACGAGCAGATACCGAGCTACTTGATGCAGAGGATGAGACACGGCCTCGTCGGACGCTTGACCTGGAACTCCCGGCAGGGGTCGTGCTCGACGCCGACGAAGAGAGCGACTTGGAGCTGACGCTCGCCACCGGAAGCGGCGgagctcgacggaagaagaaggACGCATCATTGACTTCGGATTCAGCGTCCAGCTTTTCCTCATCCTCGAACGAGTACGGGAACATGCACATGAAACGAAACCGCAACGAGTGGGTGCTGCATCAGCTGGCGGATGAATCCACAAGGTTCGGTCGTGATGGAAAGAGTGGGTTCGACATGGAGGAACAGATGAGGAAGGATGGAATGAAGCAGCCTCATTGGCTCTTTCCCTGTTCCAAACGTGACATGCTGGTGTCTTTTGGATTGTAA
- the LOC103981411 gene encoding uncharacterized protein LOC103981411 isoform X2 gives MPRYMQQTDKEYVKIAMLKQEEIFRYQQQLMGDMKIAEMKRQKGRTRADTELLDAEDETRPRRTLDLELPAGVVLDADEESDLELTLATGSGGARRKKKDASLTSDSASSFSSSSNEYGNMHMKRNRNEWVLHQLADESTRFGRDGKSGFDMEEQMRKDGMKQPHWLFPCSKRDMLVSFGL, from the exons ATGCCGAGATACATGCAACAGACCGACAAGGAGTACGTGAAGATTGCGATGTTGAAGCAGGAAGAAATCTTTAGATATCAG CAGCAGTTGATGGGAGACATGAAGATTGCCGAAATGAAAAGGCAAAAGGGGCGCACACGAGCAGATACCGAGCTACTTGATGCAGAGGATGAGACACGGCCTCGTCGGACGCTTGACCTGGAACTCCCGGCAGGGGTCGTGCTCGACGCCGACGAAGAGAGCGACTTGGAGCTGACGCTCGCCACCGGAAGCGGCGgagctcgacggaagaagaaggACGCATCATTGACTTCGGATTCAGCGTCCAGCTTTTCCTCATCCTCGAACGAGTACGGGAACATGCACATGAAACGAAACCGCAACGAGTGGGTGCTGCATCAGCTGGCGGATGAATCCACAAGGTTCGGTCGTGATGGAAAGAGTGGGTTCGACATGGAGGAACAGATGAGGAAGGATGGAATGAAGCAGCCTCATTGGCTCTTTCCCTGTTCCAAACGTGACATGCTGGTGTCTTTTGGATTGTAA
- the LOC103981412 gene encoding protein SYM1 — translation MAYIYHSPASRSLLSNGTEHSGRPQLAVMNGVFLRSGGRGAHGLLLGHLRSPRVCVEHSKLSSTRSRAYVRSHILFSKFKESSSGFSHGSPSLYSLSLSTATGAASFSWIRNGFISWYIGMIEARPVLTKSLTAGVVFTAADISSQIITLASSGGLDFIRTLRMAGYGLLVSGPSLHFWFNFVSRILPKRDVFTTFKKMVLGQVTYGPIITGVFFSMNAGLQGETGAEISARLKRDLIPTLLSGIMYWPICDFITFKFVPVRLQPLVSNSFSFLWTIYITYMASLEKAVVEKTATD, via the exons ATGGCGTATATTTATCACTCGCCTGCTTCCCGTTCCCTACTTTCAAACGGGACCGAACACAGCGGCCGCCCCCAACTCGCAGTTATGAACGGAGTCTTCCTAAGAAGTGGCGGCCGAGGAGCCCACGGCCTCCTCCTCGGCCACCTTAGATCTCCCCGCGTCTGCGTCGAGCACTCCAAGCTTTCATCAACGCGGTCCAGAGCCTACGTCCGCTCCCACATCCTCTTTTCCAAGTTCAAGGAGTCCTCATCCGGGTTCTCACACGGCTCGCCTTCCCTGTACTCCCTTTCCTTGTCAACTGCAACTGGCGCGGCATCATTTTCTTGGATCCGGAATGGGTTCATAAGTTGGTATATCGGCATGATCGAAGCCCGCCCTGTCCTCACCAAGAGCCTCACCGCGGGGGTTGTCTTCACCGCCGCGGACATCTCCTCCCAG ATTATTACACTTGCATCCTCCGGGGGTCTTGATTTCATAAGAACTCTGCGAATGGCGGGTTATGGGTTGCTTGTTTCAGGACCCTCTTTGCATTTCTGGTTCAATTTTGTTTCCAGAATTCTACCAAAACGAGATGTTTTTACGACTTTTAAAAAGATGGTTCTTGGGCAAGTTACATATGGGCCTATAATAACTGGTGTTTTTTTCTCAATGAATGCCGGATTACAAG GTGAAACTGGTGCTGAAATCTCTGCCAGGTTAAAAAGAGATTTGATTCCTACTCTATTAAGTGGAATTATGTACTGGCCTATATGCgacttcattacatttaaattTGTCCCTGTCCGTCTTCAG CCCTTGGTCAGCAATTCATTCTCATTTCTCTGGACCATCTATATCACATACATGGCAAGCTTGGAGAAGGCAGTTGTGGAAAAGACGGCGACGGACTAA
- the LOC103981411 gene encoding uncharacterized protein LOC103981411 isoform X3, translating into MPRYMQQTDKEYVKIAMLKQEEIFRYQQLMGDMKIAEMKRQKGRTRADTELLDAEDETRPRRTLDLELPAGVVLDADEESDLELTLATGSGGARRKKKDASLTSDSASSFSSSSNEYGNMHMKRNRNEWVLHQLADESTRFGRDGKSGFDMEEQMRKDGMKQPHWLFPCSKRDMLVSFGL; encoded by the exons ATGCCGAGATACATGCAACAGACCGACAAGGAGTACGTGAAGATTGCGATGTTGAAGCAGGAAGAAATCTTTAGATATCAG CAGTTGATGGGAGACATGAAGATTGCCGAAATGAAAAGGCAAAAGGGGCGCACACGAGCAGATACCGAGCTACTTGATGCAGAGGATGAGACACGGCCTCGTCGGACGCTTGACCTGGAACTCCCGGCAGGGGTCGTGCTCGACGCCGACGAAGAGAGCGACTTGGAGCTGACGCTCGCCACCGGAAGCGGCGgagctcgacggaagaagaaggACGCATCATTGACTTCGGATTCAGCGTCCAGCTTTTCCTCATCCTCGAACGAGTACGGGAACATGCACATGAAACGAAACCGCAACGAGTGGGTGCTGCATCAGCTGGCGGATGAATCCACAAGGTTCGGTCGTGATGGAAAGAGTGGGTTCGACATGGAGGAACAGATGAGGAAGGATGGAATGAAGCAGCCTCATTGGCTCTTTCCCTGTTCCAAACGTGACATGCTGGTGTCTTTTGGATTGTAA